One Paenibacillus riograndensis SBR5 DNA segment encodes these proteins:
- a CDS encoding heavy metal translocating P-type ATPase — protein MEKTAETPLQQTTLQITGMTCSACAARIEKGLSRMEGVSKANVNLALEQATVGYDPAVAGVPQIEEKIRSLGYDTRKESADFDISGMTCAACSARIEKVLGRTPGIAAVNVNLALETAHVEYAPGSIGVSEIMEKVSSIGYKATLKQDRKEQADQRGQEIRHKRNKWIISAILSFPLLWAMAGHFSFTEWIWTPELLMNPWFQLALATPVQFIIGWKFYVGAYKAVRNGSANMDVLVVLGTSAAYFYSLYLTIDSLSMSGMSHTVDMYYETSAVLITLILVGKWSEALAKGRSSDAIRSLMGLQAKTALVVRDGAELSIPVEEVIPGDIVLVKPGTKVPVDGEVVEGLSSVDESMLTGESIPVEKKPGDSVIGGTLNKNGMLRIKARKVGRDTALAQIIRVVEEAQGSKAPIQRIADVISGIFVPIVVGIAAVTFVIWFLWGAPGQFAEALENAIAVLVIACPCALGLATPTSIMAGSGRAAEFGILFKGGEHLEAAQGIQVVVLDKTGTVTSGKPVLTDILTTTGIAAHGKETAENRLLALTAAAEKLSEHPLADAIVAGAAARGLELPEAGEFRAVPGRGITAVVGGQTVSVGTRRMMEEGGAEPGPWAPLMTKLEQEGKTAMLVSVEGVIAGVVAVADTIKETSRAAVAKLHDMGIEVVMITGDNRITAQAIAEQAGIRTVLAEVLPEGKAAEIRRLQSGGVKVAMVGDGINDAPALATADTGMAIGTGTDVAMEAADITLMRGDLMSIPDAVMMSRRTMRNIKQNLFWALAYNTIGIPIAALGFLAPWLAGAAMAFSSVSVVLNALRLQRVKL, from the coding sequence ATGGAAAAGACAGCGGAAACCCCGCTGCAGCAGACTACTCTGCAGATTACAGGGATGACCTGTTCTGCTTGCGCAGCACGGATTGAAAAAGGGCTCTCCCGCATGGAGGGCGTGTCGAAGGCCAATGTAAATCTGGCGCTGGAGCAGGCGACCGTCGGCTATGACCCTGCTGTTGCAGGCGTGCCGCAAATCGAGGAGAAGATCCGTTCGCTGGGCTATGATACCCGCAAGGAATCGGCGGATTTTGATATTTCGGGCATGACCTGTGCGGCTTGTTCTGCACGGATTGAGAAGGTGCTGGGGCGCACACCCGGCATTGCGGCAGTGAATGTGAATCTGGCGCTGGAAACGGCGCATGTGGAGTACGCGCCAGGGAGCATTGGCGTGTCCGAGATTATGGAGAAGGTCAGCAGTATCGGCTATAAGGCAACGCTGAAGCAGGACCGCAAGGAGCAAGCCGATCAGCGGGGGCAGGAGATCCGGCACAAACGGAACAAATGGATAATTTCAGCGATCCTCTCGTTTCCGCTGCTCTGGGCGATGGCGGGCCATTTCTCCTTTACGGAATGGATCTGGACGCCAGAGCTGCTGATGAACCCGTGGTTTCAGCTGGCACTGGCTACACCAGTGCAGTTCATTATCGGCTGGAAATTCTATGTCGGCGCCTATAAAGCGGTGAGAAACGGCAGCGCCAACATGGACGTCCTGGTGGTGCTTGGCACCTCAGCAGCCTATTTCTACAGTCTGTATCTGACCATAGACTCTTTGAGCATGAGTGGAATGAGTCATACGGTTGACATGTATTATGAGACCAGCGCCGTTCTGATTACACTGATTCTGGTCGGCAAATGGTCCGAAGCCCTGGCGAAAGGCCGTTCCTCCGATGCCATCCGCAGCCTGATGGGCTTGCAGGCCAAGACCGCACTGGTTGTTCGTGACGGTGCCGAGCTCAGCATCCCGGTAGAGGAAGTCATTCCGGGCGACATCGTGCTGGTGAAGCCGGGAACGAAGGTCCCCGTTGATGGAGAGGTTGTCGAAGGGCTGTCCTCCGTGGATGAATCCATGCTGACCGGAGAGAGCATTCCGGTGGAGAAAAAACCGGGGGACTCTGTAATCGGGGGGACATTGAACAAAAACGGCATGCTGCGGATCAAAGCGCGCAAGGTAGGCCGGGATACCGCGCTTGCACAGATCATTAGAGTCGTTGAGGAGGCCCAGGGCTCCAAAGCGCCGATTCAGCGGATCGCCGATGTGATTTCCGGCATTTTTGTGCCGATTGTTGTGGGGATTGCCGCTGTGACCTTTGTGATCTGGTTCCTCTGGGGCGCTCCCGGCCAGTTCGCCGAGGCGCTGGAGAATGCTATTGCCGTGCTGGTTATTGCCTGCCCATGCGCGCTCGGTCTGGCTACGCCGACCTCGATTATGGCCGGATCGGGGCGTGCGGCGGAGTTCGGCATTTTGTTCAAGGGCGGAGAGCATCTGGAAGCGGCGCAGGGGATTCAGGTGGTCGTGCTGGATAAAACAGGTACCGTTACGAGCGGCAAGCCGGTGCTGACGGACATTCTGACGACCACCGGCATTGCAGCGCATGGCAAAGAGACCGCAGAGAACCGCCTGCTGGCCCTTACGGCGGCTGCAGAGAAGCTCTCGGAGCATCCGCTGGCTGATGCGATTGTTGCCGGTGCCGCCGCCAGAGGTCTTGAACTGCCGGAAGCCGGGGAGTTCCGGGCCGTGCCGGGCCGCGGGATCACCGCAGTTGTTGGCGGGCAGACCGTAAGTGTAGGCACCCGCAGGATGATGGAGGAAGGCGGTGCGGAGCCTGGACCATGGGCGCCCCTCATGACGAAGCTGGAGCAGGAAGGCAAAACTGCGATGCTTGTGTCTGTGGAGGGCGTGATCGCCGGGGTAGTAGCGGTTGCCGACACCATCAAGGAAACCTCGCGGGCAGCGGTCGCCAAGCTGCATGACATGGGCATTGAAGTGGTGATGATCACCGGAGACAACCGGATCACAGCCCAGGCCATCGCGGAGCAGGCCGGTATCCGGACAGTGCTGGCCGAGGTGCTGCCGGAGGGCAAGGCCGCGGAAATCCGCAGATTGCAGAGCGGCGGAGTCAAGGTAGCCATGGTCGGCGACGGCATCAACGATGCGCCGGCCCTAGCGACAGCGGATACCGGGATGGCTATCGGCACCGGGACCGATGTGGCGATGGAAGCGGCGGACATCACGCTGATGCGCGGCGATCTCATGAGCATCCCGGATGCGGTCATGATGAGCCGCAGAACGATGCGGAATATCAAGCAGAATCTGTTCTGGGCGCTTGCCTACAATACGATTGGCATCCCGATCGCCGCCCTGGGCTTCCTGGCCCCGTGGCTGGCCGGGGCAGCCATGGCCTTCAGCTCTGTTTCGGTCGTCCTGAACGCGCTGCGTCTGCAGCGGGTGAAGCTGTAA
- a CDS encoding PadR family transcriptional regulator: protein MSMKMVILGLLLERNMHPYEIKLVMKERTMDRNMKLQMGSLYYAVDKLAQEDHIEAVEVIRSSDRPDKTIYRITDKGKTLFEQLVLQQIKKNDLIFHPFYTTLAFSRHIDPSKVEKLLEERIRETEHQVNYAYQVYEEHIPTVPRSSLHMMYGKYEHSLTELKWLKRLYEDVSARKLNDIGTPLDL, encoded by the coding sequence ATGTCGATGAAAATGGTAATTCTCGGCCTGCTGCTGGAACGGAATATGCATCCTTATGAGATTAAGCTGGTGATGAAGGAACGGACAATGGACCGGAACATGAAGCTGCAAATGGGGTCTTTGTATTATGCCGTCGACAAACTGGCCCAAGAAGACCATATCGAAGCCGTAGAGGTGATCCGCAGCAGCGACCGTCCGGACAAGACTATCTACCGCATTACGGATAAAGGCAAGACCCTGTTCGAGCAGCTTGTGCTGCAGCAGATCAAAAAAAACGATCTGATCTTCCATCCGTTCTACACCACACTTGCGTTCTCACGGCATATCGATCCGAGCAAGGTGGAAAAGCTCCTGGAAGAGCGGATTCGCGAAACCGAACACCAGGTGAACTATGCCTATCAGGTCTATGAGGAGCATATTCCCACCGTTCCCCGTTCGTCGCTGCATATGATGTATGGCAAATACGAGCATAGCCTGACCGAGCTGAAATGGCTGAAGCGTCTCTACGAGGACGTGTCAGCACGAAAGCTGAATGATATCGGCACACCGCTTGATCTCTAG
- a CDS encoding MDR family MFS transporter, giving the protein MHSKESNLKLVVVGLLLGILMSAMDNTIVASAMGTIVSELGGLDKIVWVTSAYMVMVMAGTPIFGKLSDMYGRKRFFIFGLIVFLAGSALCGTATSITQLSIYRAIQGIGGGALMPIAFTIMFDIYPPEKRGKLTGLFGAVFGISSVVGPLLGAYITDYVGWQWVFYINLPIGVIAFILVTLSYKESVTHSKQRIDWGGAFTLVGAVICLMFALELGGNQYAWDSAQIMGLFGGFAVLLIVFLFIERVAPEAVISFSMFRNRLFATSSILALFYGSAFIVATVYIPIYVQGVYGGSATNSGLVLMPMMIGSVIGSQTGGLLTTKTSFRNIMLLSAVCFVAGVFSLSTLAPDTSRLMLNMFMALTGFGVGFSFSVLSMSSIHHFDMRQRGSATSTSTFMRSLGMTLGITIFGIIQRNSFTNGLSDAFGAGADTSSFGDPRAALTPEARAQIPAPVLEKITNALSGSIAHTFLWALVPAVLGFVFVLLMPGDRLTVRSKKQQPADGQR; this is encoded by the coding sequence ATGCATAGTAAAGAAAGCAACCTTAAGCTTGTAGTTGTCGGCTTGCTGCTGGGTATCCTTATGTCCGCTATGGACAATACCATCGTAGCTTCAGCTATGGGCACCATCGTTTCCGAACTGGGCGGACTCGATAAAATCGTCTGGGTGACCTCGGCCTATATGGTCATGGTTATGGCCGGAACGCCGATCTTCGGCAAACTGTCCGATATGTATGGCCGGAAGCGGTTTTTTATCTTTGGCCTGATTGTATTCCTGGCCGGCTCCGCCCTGTGCGGAACGGCAACCAGCATCACCCAGCTCAGTATCTACCGGGCGATTCAAGGGATTGGCGGAGGCGCGTTAATGCCGATTGCCTTCACCATTATGTTCGATATCTATCCCCCCGAAAAAAGAGGCAAGCTGACCGGACTCTTCGGCGCGGTCTTTGGCATTTCCAGCGTGGTAGGTCCTCTTCTCGGCGCTTACATTACTGACTATGTTGGCTGGCAGTGGGTGTTCTATATCAACCTGCCCATTGGCGTTATCGCGTTTATTCTGGTCACTCTGTCCTACAAGGAATCCGTCACCCACTCCAAGCAGCGTATTGACTGGGGCGGCGCCTTCACGCTGGTGGGGGCAGTGATCTGCCTGATGTTTGCCCTGGAGCTGGGCGGCAATCAATATGCCTGGGATTCAGCGCAAATTATGGGCTTGTTCGGCGGCTTTGCCGTGCTGCTGATTGTTTTTCTGTTCATTGAACGGGTGGCGCCTGAGGCGGTCATTTCCTTCTCCATGTTCCGCAACCGGCTGTTCGCCACCAGCAGTATCCTGGCGCTGTTCTATGGCTCTGCCTTTATCGTTGCCACAGTTTACATCCCGATTTACGTGCAGGGGGTATACGGCGGATCCGCTACTAACTCGGGTCTTGTTCTCATGCCCATGATGATCGGGTCGGTCATCGGCAGCCAGACCGGGGGACTGCTGACCACCAAGACCAGCTTCCGCAATATCATGCTGCTGTCGGCTGTCTGCTTCGTGGCCGGGGTATTCTCTTTGAGCACGCTGGCCCCGGATACCTCCCGGCTGATGCTGAATATGTTCATGGCGCTGACCGGCTTTGGCGTAGGGTTCTCCTTCTCCGTGCTCAGCATGTCCTCAATCCATCATTTCGACATGCGCCAGCGCGGCTCCGCCACTTCGACCAGCACCTTTATGCGGTCGCTGGGCATGACGCTCGGCATTACGATCTTTGGCATTATCCAGCGCAACAGCTTCACAAATGGATTGAGCGACGCCTTCGGTGCAGGTGCCGACACCTCATCGTTCGGTGATCCGCGCGCGGCCCTGACCCCTGAGGCCAGAGCCCAGATTCCCGCTCCCGTACTGGAGAAAATCACCAATGCGCTGTCCGGCTCAATTGCCCATACCTTTCTGTGGGCGCTGGTTCCCGCTGTGCTCGGATTTGTGTTTGTCCTCCTGATGCCGGGCGACCGTCTTACGGTTCGCAGCAAAAAGCAGCAACCTGCCGATGGGCAGAGGTAA
- a CDS encoding aldo/keto reductase, which translates to MLKTLPLNKRSIPASRIALGCMGLGGGWDHEPVTAENVKQGHEAVEAALAIGINFFDHADIYTRGKAEKVFGQIFKERPGLRDEIILQSKCGIKLMEPGDRSNVFDFSKEHILNSVDGTLTRLGTEYIDILLLHRPDPLMDPEEVAEALHQLKAAGKVRHFGVSNMSAAQIKLLQAYCDEPFIVNQLHMSLAKISWVDAVISVNREPWKDITFPEGTIEHCRAENIQLQAWGPLAQGIFSGRPLEGQPENIVNTASMVKTLAEEKNTTPEAIVLSWLMTHPAAIQPVIGTVNPGRIAACRDAGKLELSRREWYDLYVSSRGEKLP; encoded by the coding sequence TTGCTAAAAACGCTGCCGCTGAACAAACGCAGTATCCCCGCCAGCCGCATCGCCCTGGGATGCATGGGGCTTGGCGGAGGCTGGGACCACGAACCGGTTACAGCCGAAAATGTGAAGCAGGGCCATGAGGCGGTGGAAGCCGCGCTGGCCATCGGCATTAACTTTTTTGATCATGCCGATATCTACACCCGCGGGAAAGCCGAGAAGGTATTCGGACAGATTTTCAAGGAGCGTCCGGGGCTGCGGGATGAGATCATTCTGCAATCCAAATGCGGAATCAAGCTAATGGAGCCGGGTGACCGCTCCAATGTGTTCGACTTTTCCAAGGAACATATCCTGAACAGTGTCGATGGAACCCTCACCCGCCTGGGAACGGAGTATATCGATATCCTGCTGCTTCACCGGCCCGACCCGCTGATGGACCCTGAGGAAGTCGCCGAGGCGCTGCACCAGCTCAAAGCGGCGGGAAAGGTGCGCCATTTCGGCGTCTCCAATATGAGCGCCGCCCAGATCAAGCTGCTTCAGGCCTATTGCGATGAACCCTTCATCGTGAACCAGCTGCATATGAGCCTGGCCAAAATCAGCTGGGTCGATGCCGTAATCAGTGTCAACCGGGAGCCCTGGAAGGATATCACCTTTCCTGAGGGCACCATCGAGCACTGCCGGGCAGAGAACATTCAGCTTCAGGCCTGGGGGCCGCTGGCCCAGGGGATCTTCAGCGGCCGCCCTCTGGAAGGGCAGCCGGAGAATATCGTGAATACAGCCTCCATGGTCAAGACGCTGGCTGAGGAAAAAAACACTACGCCCGAGGCGATTGTCCTCTCCTGGCTGATGACGCACCCGGCTGCAATCCAGCCGGTCATCGGCACGGTAAATCCTGGGCGGATCGCCGCTTGCAGGGATGCCGGCAAGCTGGAGCTGTCCCGCAGGGAATGGTACGACCTGTACGTCAGCTCGCGCGGCGAGAAGCTGCCTTAA
- a CDS encoding RNA polymerase sigma factor: MNSIESIETKIARIQAGEVYIFADIIDTYQNRIYKYCLRLLSNREEAEDAVQDIMLKVFEKVRYYQPKGSFTSWLYKVAYNHCLNLLRRRKLQRQVSRLFGREAAAESAELAAEDTMFSEPLASALEMLTVEERNLLILRIFEDKSFEEIGEILGKNMEAVKKRYGRIRHKLKAFMELSEKEEGECTKASTLQKNKI, translated from the coding sequence GTGAATTCCATAGAGAGCATTGAAACGAAAATCGCAAGGATACAAGCGGGCGAGGTCTACATATTTGCGGATATTATCGATACTTATCAGAACCGGATTTATAAGTATTGCCTGCGGTTGTTAAGCAACCGGGAAGAAGCCGAGGATGCGGTGCAGGATATCATGCTTAAGGTGTTCGAAAAGGTCAGGTATTATCAGCCCAAGGGAAGCTTCACCTCCTGGCTGTACAAAGTTGCCTACAACCACTGCTTGAATCTGCTACGCAGGCGCAAGCTGCAGCGGCAGGTCAGCCGCCTGTTTGGCCGGGAGGCTGCGGCAGAGAGCGCCGAACTTGCAGCAGAGGACACCATGTTCAGTGAACCGCTCGCCTCGGCACTTGAAATGCTAACGGTGGAAGAGCGGAATTTGCTGATTCTGCGTATTTTTGAGGATAAATCCTTTGAGGAAATCGGTGAGATTCTGGGCAAGAACATGGAAGCGGTCAAGAAACGGTACGGGCGGATCAGGCACAAGCTGAAAGCATTCATGGAGTTATCAGAAAAGGAGGAAGGAGAATGCACAAAAGCCAGCACACTGCAGAAGAACAAAATCTGA
- a CDS encoding helix-turn-helix domain-containing protein, producing MGSRIHHLRLEKGWSLSELADKADVAKSYLSNVERNIQSNPSIQFIEKIADALQVSIHSLLYGEPSDADESSLDGEWFRLVQEAMASGISKREFKEFLDYQKWRLEQKDQ from the coding sequence ATGGGAAGTCGCATCCACCATCTCCGTCTGGAAAAAGGCTGGTCCTTATCCGAACTGGCGGACAAGGCTGATGTTGCGAAATCATACTTAAGCAATGTAGAAAGAAATATTCAATCCAACCCCTCAATCCAATTTATCGAAAAAATCGCTGACGCGCTCCAGGTTTCCATCCACAGTCTGCTCTATGGCGAACCTTCGGATGCTGACGAATCCTCCCTGGACGGCGAATGGTTCCGGCTTGTCCAGGAAGCCATGGCCTCAGGTATAAGCAAGAGGGAATTCAAAGAGTTTCTCGATTACCAAAAATGGCGGCTGGAGCAGAAGGATCAATAA
- a CDS encoding metal-sensitive transcriptional regulator, whose amino-acid sequence MLRRLIPVSTNEKEHAGHSCGDDCHTSAPGVRKSHHSAEFKSGLTTRLNRIEGQIRGVKGMIERDTYCDDVLNQLAAVQAALNSVGKLLLEGHMKSCIIERIEAGEHEVIDELLVTVNKLMK is encoded by the coding sequence ATGTTGAGGAGGCTGATTCCTGTGTCTACCAATGAGAAAGAGCACGCGGGGCATTCCTGCGGAGACGATTGTCATACCTCTGCTCCCGGCGTACGCAAAAGTCATCATTCAGCGGAATTCAAGAGCGGGCTTACCACCCGGCTCAACCGGATTGAAGGCCAGATCCGCGGCGTTAAGGGGATGATCGAGCGCGATACCTACTGCGATGATGTGCTCAACCAGCTGGCGGCAGTCCAGGCTGCCCTGAACAGTGTCGGCAAGCTGCTGCTGGAAGGGCACATGAAGAGCTGTATTATTGAGCGGATCGAGGCCGGGGAGCATGAAGTAATCGACGAGCTGCTGGTCACGGTCAACAAGCTGATGAAATAA
- a CDS encoding copper ion binding protein, which produces MSNVTLNVEGMSCGHCVSAVEKAVSGVGAAAKVDLQAKTVAVDYDENKVSLSTIKAAIEDQGYDVV; this is translated from the coding sequence ATGTCTAATGTAACGTTGAATGTAGAAGGAATGTCGTGCGGTCATTGTGTCAGTGCGGTAGAGAAGGCGGTAAGCGGTGTGGGTGCCGCAGCGAAGGTGGATCTGCAGGCCAAGACGGTAGCTGTAGATTATGATGAGAACAAAGTAAGCCTCAGCACGATCAAAGCGGCCATTGAAGATCAGGGCTACGACGTAGTCTGA
- a CDS encoding TasA family protein: MGIKKTLGLGIASAALGLSLIGGGTFAYFSDTATSTATFAAGTLDLNSDPSVIVDIQNLKPGDTVTKTFKLKNDGTLDIGSILLKTTTEVTDTLGDNNGVDLSKFIKVKFLKNNDKGTIISPEVVVYETTLDALKGQTPDLVKNTGWDQILTEADGIKAQSSDSFSVKFEFVDTGEAQNYFQKDKLKLTWNFEAKQGPKKDY; this comes from the coding sequence ATGGGTATCAAAAAAACATTGGGTCTTGGCATCGCATCGGCAGCACTCGGTTTGTCTTTGATTGGCGGAGGGACCTTCGCATACTTTAGTGATACTGCAACAAGTACGGCTACCTTCGCAGCAGGCACACTGGATCTGAACTCCGATCCTTCCGTAATTGTGGATATCCAAAACCTGAAACCGGGCGACACCGTAACCAAAACTTTTAAGCTTAAAAATGACGGAACCTTAGATATCGGCTCGATTCTGCTGAAAACCACCACTGAGGTTACAGATACCCTCGGCGACAACAACGGTGTCGATCTCAGCAAATTCATCAAGGTTAAATTTCTGAAGAACAACGATAAAGGAACGATCATCTCACCGGAAGTTGTGGTATATGAAACTACACTGGACGCCCTGAAGGGTCAAACCCCGGATCTGGTCAAAAATACCGGATGGGATCAAATTCTCACTGAAGCTGACGGCATCAAAGCACAGAGCAGCGACAGCTTTTCGGTCAAGTTCGAATTCGTGGATACTGGCGAAGCACAAAACTATTTCCAAAAGGATAAGCTGAAGCTGACCTGGAATTTCGAAGCCAAACAAGGCCCTAAAAAGGATTACTAA
- a CDS encoding bifunctional diguanylate cyclase/phosphohydrolase, which produces MIGLGLFVIYSEGSFLHFSFSAWGWITAMAGAAVILTVFTFQLPPQGNGLSLDSSVYLACIFIFGLSFTLMVLLLSSLVLLLLEWGSTAGKHINNFSIYCIMIASASFIFTALGGMQGPLLSSHLEAYVSAMAVYFILNTLLIGFYYYVVFHKNLYNTLKGMLTDTILAYACTLVLSLVLTILLYHNHMVGLGLFLCLSILISYSFKRLFSMYRDIEERFNRDPRTGLFTHSYFEQALEEEMSSSKISGTALSLAMIDIDDFKKYNDHFGHLKGDGLIVFLAELLKRETENTNIIVSRYGGEEFTLLMPGYDAAAARNFMESLRRTLNHSRFEGSEIFPQGCLAFSAGIAAYQPDVHFKSELVDHADQALYYAKKQGKNLVHTYGSQSLLEQDIDFSQDVRDIEQQLNLFMYKDLETFKHSKRVFRYAMDISELLNLDTLSKRQFTLGALIHDIGKLEIPWGILNKKDKLSLEEWEMVKWHVTWGKEMALTNEKFKDLAPYIELHHERYDGKGYPYGFKGDEIPRLCRMLTIIDSFDAMTTERPYQPTKSFKEAVVELRACAGSQFDPELTELFIRYIEKREVCGSEAAI; this is translated from the coding sequence TTGATCGGGCTAGGCTTGTTTGTTATTTACAGTGAAGGTTCTTTTCTGCATTTCTCATTTTCCGCCTGGGGCTGGATTACCGCCATGGCGGGAGCGGCTGTAATCCTGACCGTCTTCACCTTTCAGCTTCCCCCGCAAGGAAACGGGCTGTCACTCGACTCCTCCGTTTATTTAGCCTGCATTTTTATTTTCGGCCTCTCCTTCACCCTTATGGTACTGCTGCTTAGCTCCCTGGTGCTGCTGTTGCTGGAATGGGGCAGTACGGCGGGGAAGCACATCAATAACTTTTCCATTTATTGCATCATGATTGCTTCAGCTTCATTTATCTTTACCGCCCTGGGCGGGATGCAGGGACCGCTGCTTAGCAGCCACCTGGAAGCTTATGTAAGCGCTATGGCTGTATATTTTATCCTCAATACCCTGCTGATCGGCTTCTATTATTACGTTGTTTTCCATAAAAATCTGTACAATACCCTCAAAGGGATGCTTACTGACACTATCCTCGCCTATGCCTGTACGCTGGTGCTGTCGCTGGTCTTGACGATTCTGCTGTACCATAATCACATGGTTGGCCTGGGCCTGTTCCTGTGCCTCAGCATTCTCATTTCCTATTCCTTCAAGCGGCTGTTCAGCATGTACCGTGATATTGAGGAACGCTTTAACCGCGACCCGCGAACAGGGCTGTTCACCCATAGTTATTTTGAGCAGGCGCTGGAAGAGGAGATGAGCAGCTCAAAGATCAGCGGCACCGCCCTCTCCCTGGCGATGATCGATATCGATGATTTCAAAAAGTACAATGATCACTTCGGCCATCTCAAGGGGGACGGGCTGATCGTTTTTTTGGCGGAGCTGCTGAAAAGGGAGACGGAGAACACGAACATTATTGTGTCCCGCTATGGCGGGGAAGAATTCACACTGCTGATGCCGGGCTATGATGCTGCGGCGGCCAGAAACTTTATGGAGTCCCTGCGCAGAACCCTTAACCATTCCCGTTTTGAAGGGAGTGAAATTTTTCCCCAGGGCTGTCTGGCCTTCTCTGCCGGCATCGCCGCGTACCAGCCGGATGTCCATTTCAAATCAGAGCTTGTAGACCATGCCGACCAGGCGCTCTATTATGCCAAAAAACAAGGCAAAAACCTCGTTCATACCTATGGCAGCCAGTCACTGCTGGAGCAGGATATCGATTTCAGCCAGGATGTGCGCGATATTGAGCAGCAGCTGAACCTGTTTATGTACAAGGACCTGGAGACCTTCAAGCACTCCAAACGCGTCTTCCGCTATGCGATGGACATCAGCGAGCTGCTGAATCTGGACACCCTCTCCAAAAGGCAGTTTACACTCGGCGCACTCATTCATGACATCGGCAAGCTGGAGATCCCCTGGGGAATTCTGAATAAAAAGGACAAGCTGTCGCTGGAGGAATGGGAAATGGTCAAATGGCATGTCACCTGGGGCAAGGAAATGGCGCTGACCAACGAAAAATTCAAGGATCTGGCTCCTTATATCGAGCTGCACCACGAACGCTATGACGGCAAAGGTTATCCCTACGGCTTCAAAGGCGATGAAATCCCCCGGCTATGCCGCATGCTGACCATTATCGACTCCTTCGACGCAATGACCACCGAACGGCCCTATCAGCCGACCAAATCGTTCAAGGAAGCTGTTGTTGAGCTTCGCGCCTGTGCCGGAAGCCAGTTCGACCCTGAGCTAACCGAACTTTTTATCCGGTATATTGAAAAAAGAGAGGTGTGCGGAAGCGAAGCGGCAATCTAG
- a CDS encoding anti-repressor SinI family protein, with translation MDKSNQGNDGELLTGDLDLEWVYLLMSAKKAGIEADEIRRFLNEKTALQAM, from the coding sequence TTGGATAAGTCCAACCAGGGGAATGACGGAGAACTGCTGACGGGTGATCTGGATTTAGAATGGGTGTATTTGCTGATGTCGGCCAAGAAGGCAGGGATCGAGGCGGATGAAATCCGCCGGTTTTTAAACGAAAAAACAGCATTGCAGGCGATGTAG
- the sipW gene encoding signal peptidase I SipW, whose protein sequence is MLIKKILSHTLSAVMVLIFVVLAAAVVVSRASGGEPALFGYEIKTVLSGSMEPGIQTGSIVALKPGGDMTRFKKGDVITFMSEDNILITHRIVDASAKNAAGEVVYRTKGDNNDAVDMTPVSSGNVVAEYTGVTVPYIGYAMNFAASKAGSVVLMIVPGLLLLLYALYSSWKALSALEKKNTALPQAPPGTDIQS, encoded by the coding sequence ATGCTTATCAAAAAAATACTCAGCCATACATTATCCGCAGTGATGGTTTTGATTTTCGTGGTGCTGGCAGCAGCCGTAGTAGTGTCCAGAGCCTCGGGGGGTGAGCCTGCCCTTTTCGGCTATGAGATCAAAACGGTGCTATCCGGTTCGATGGAACCTGGCATTCAGACCGGCTCCATAGTCGCCTTAAAGCCCGGAGGAGATATGACCCGCTTCAAAAAGGGCGATGTCATTACCTTCATGAGCGAGGACAACATTCTGATCACTCACCGCATTGTGGATGCTTCTGCAAAAAATGCTGCGGGAGAAGTGGTCTATCGTACAAAAGGCGATAACAATGATGCTGTCGATATGACGCCTGTCAGTTCGGGGAATGTTGTAGCCGAGTATACCGGAGTCACCGTTCCTTATATAGGATATGCCATGAATTTTGCCGCCTCCAAAGCCGGCAGTGTGGTCCTGATGATTGTGCCCGGACTGCTGCTCCTGCTCTATGCACTCTACAGCTCTTGGAAGGCACTGAGCGCCCTTGAGAAAAAAAACACCGCGCTCCCCCAAGCGCCGCCGGGAACTGACATACAATCCTGA